From Scomber scombrus chromosome 9, fScoSco1.1, whole genome shotgun sequence, one genomic window encodes:
- the LOC133986039 gene encoding protocadherin gamma-C5-like yields the protein MTKRMGYRDWRWQALWWHHFFLLWSTIHGQTRYSIPEELKQGSVVGNLAKDLGLGLPDIFDRELRVASEAGEQYFSVDAGKGELVVNDRIDREALCGQSASCLLPLQVVLENPLSLHRIEVEIKDINDNSPRFHTKEMSLKIAESAAVGTRFLLESAEDSDVGSNSLKSYTLTKNDCFTLKMKEVEDGKTVPELVLEKPLDREKKAVHRLLLTALDGGHPVMSGTSQITITVLDNNDNFPVFDKNTYKVSVEENIAKDSFVIKIAATDADEGPNGEVEFSFGPRTPDSVSSVFEINSLTGEIYLKGDLDYERASSYKIEITAKDKGVPVMESHCRVQIDVVDVNDNTPEIILTSEPKPVREDAPSGTVVALLNARDADSGNNSKVTLRLPKGSSFTLKPSFSNNYALVTSGRLDRETFSEYNIEITATDSGSPPLSSKKIIPVSISDVNDNPPVFTQPSYNVYLKENGVPGSILYSVSASDLDFGENAKISYSILDSKVQDVSVSSYVYINSDNGSIYSMHSFDYEKLKVFQIQVQAKDQGSPSLSSNATVHVFILDQNDNAPAVIYPSSAALGSLSHQRMPRSAKPGHLVTKVTAVDADSGHNAWISYKLADATDASLFTVNQYTGEVRTKRAVSEQDDSSQKLLIEVKDDGEPVQSATVTVSILLEDGLHEPILDLRQKTMEPSKKTGRITLYLILSLASVSVLSLVTFLILAVKCIRSSRSSGSCCMTRSDCDNYKNPNRNLQIQLNTDGPIKYVEVLGGDMLSQSQSFRSCMSPMSEYSDFTLIKPSSTTDFKEVISVLDASLPDSTWTFESQQVSR from the coding sequence ATGACAAAGAGAATGGGTTACCGAGACTGGAGATGGCAGGCGCTTTGGTGgcatcatttctttctcttgtgGAGTACAATACACGGACAGACTCGATATAGCATCCCTGAAGAACTAAAACAGGGATCTGTGGTAGGAAATCTTGCCAAAGATCTGGGTTTGGGACTGCCAGACATATTTGACCGTGAGCTGCGTGTCGCCTCTGAGGCTGGTGAGCAGTATTTCAGTGTGGATGCGGGGAAGGGCGAGCTGGTGGTGAATGACAGAATAGACAGAGAGGCGTTATGCGGTCAAAGTGCCAGCTGTTTGCTGCCATTGCAGGTTGTTCTAGAAAACCCTCTAAGTTTACATCGGATCGAGGTAGAAATAAAAGATATAAATGATAATTCACCCAGGTTTCATACAAAAGAAATGTCTTTGAAAATTGCTGAATCTGCAGCAGTCGGGACTCGTTTTCTTTTAGAAAGTGCAGAAGATTCAGACGTTGGAAGTAATTCACTAAAATCCTACACTTTGACTAAAAACGACTGTTTTACGTTGAAAATGAAAGAGGTTGAAGATGGCAAAACGGTCCCGGAGTTAGTGTTAGAGAAACCTCTTGACCGGGAGAAGAAAGCCGTTCATCGGCTACTACTGACTGCATTAGACGGGGGACATCCAGTCATGTCTGGTACCTCGCAGATAACAATTACAGTACTTGATAACAACGACAATTTCCCAGTATTTGACAAGAATACATATAAAGTTTCCGTAGAGGAGAATATTGCAAAAGACAGCTTTGTTATCAAAATTGCAGCAACTGATGCTGACGAGGGACCAAACGGAGAAGTTGAATTTTCTTTTGGCCCCAGAACACCAGATTCCGTCTCCTCAGTGTTTGAGATAAATTCATTAACAGGAGAAATATATTTGAAAGGAGATTTAGATTATGAAAGAGCCTCGTCctataaaatagaaataactGCTAAAGACAAGGGGGTTCCAGTGATGGAGAGTCACTGTCGTGTACAGATAGATGTTGTTGATGTTAATGATAATACTCCAGAAATTATCCTCACGTCTGAACCGAAGCCAGTGCGCGAAGACGCACCAAGTGGCACAGTAGTGGCTTTGCTCAACGCGCGTGACGCTGACTCTGGTAATAATAGCAAAGTGACATTAAGACTACCAAAAGGTTCTTCTTTCACTCTAAAACcctcattttctaataattacGCGCTAGTTACCAGTGGTCGTTTAGACCGAGAGACTTTCTCGGAGTATAATATTGAGATAACAGCCACTGATTCaggctctcctcctctgtccagtAAGAAAATTATACCTGTCAGCATCTCTGATGTGAATGATAACCCTCCTGTATTCACTCAGCCCTCCTATAATGTGTATCTAAAAGAGAATGGGGTACCAGGCTCTATACTGTACTCAGTATCAGCATCTGACCTGGATTTTGGTGAAAACGCTAAAATCTCTTACTCTATACTGGACTCTAAAGTGCAGgatgtttctgtctcctcttATGTTTACATTAACTCAGATAACGGCAGCATCTACAGCATGCACTCGTTTGACTATGAGAAACTGAAGGTGTTTCAGATTCAGGTTCAGGCAAAGGACCAGGGCTCTCCGTCTCTCAGCAGCAACGCTACTGTCCATGTTTTTATCCTGGACCAGAACGACAATGCCCCCGCTGTTATTTACCCCTCCTCTGCTGCCCTGGGCTCCCTCTCTCATCAGAGGATGCCCCGCTCCGCTAAACCGGGTCACCTGGTTACTAAGGTGACGGCCGTGGACGCTGACTCGGGCCATAACGCCTGGATCTCCTACAAACTGGCGGATGCCACAGACGCCTCTCTGTTCACAGTTAATCAGTACACAGGGGAGGTGAGGACTAAACGCGCTGTGTCCGAGCAGGACGACTCCTCTCAGAAGTTGCTTATAGAGGTCAAGGACGACGGGGAACCGGTTCAGTCCGCCACAGTCACGGTGTCCATTCTGCTGGAGGACGGCCTCCATGAGCCCATCTTGGACCTCCGACAGAAAACGATGGAGCCGAGCAAGAAAACCGGGAGAATCACCCTTTATTTGATTCTCTCTCTGGCCTCGGTGTCCGTGCTGTCTCTGGTGACTTTTCTCATCTTAGCGGTTAAATGCATCaggagcagcagaagcagcGGTAGTTGCTGCATGACACGGAGCGACTGTGATAATTACAAGAACCCCAACAGAAACCTGCAGATTCAGCTCAACACTGATGGGCCTATAAAGTACGTGGAGGTCCTGGGAGGAGACATGCTGTCTCAGAGTCAGTCCTTCAGGTCCTGTATGTCTCCAATGTCAGAGTACAGTGATTTCACTTTGATTAAGCCCAGCAGCACCACTGACTTTAAGGAGGTGATCAGTGTTCTTGATGCTTCTTTACCTGACAGCACCTGGACCTTTGAGAGCCAGCAGGTGAGCAGATAA